Proteins from a genomic interval of Corallococcus macrosporus:
- a CDS encoding type 2 lanthipeptide synthetase LanM family protein, translating into MAAEVPPEGWLARPVNVLLAPHLDSLAERLSRMEGLSPAERGVVEAAARETLGFSAQLKLNRVLLLELHAASLEGRLDAADSPGRWAQFLDHACTSGFHAHLRERYPPLLDRLATLGRLQTQAVLRLADRFVADRESLVELPGRPRGALKRLRLGEGDAHRGGQTVALLDLEEGSVLYKPRCMRVDRALEGLLARVLAPDAEPTRIRVPAVLVRAGYGWAEFVEHRFCANEAERGRFYRNLGHWLAVMRLLGGTDLHSENLIAHGPVPVVVDVESLFTPDPPVPLAERGLAVDLAAKAIRGTVLRTGLLPVRSGGPGLGGLDISAAGSLPGQQPRVPAPLIVGGGTDAAHLGMTLMERPHAMNHPSPDPVLARHWDQVVEGFHELTARMKALDAYGGLRPLLDPFTGAVVRRILRPTQTYAELLRMLWHPASLYDAPRAYARARDVMRKNADVSPGAPSSTPVIDEELADLCVGDIPVFTQPVTRSVIDTALEAWRSVDEALEEMTIQSTLISAYLNEKAVPPRVPAPATPARRERLDARRRAQLSKLVRRVSDAAVRGPDGTATWISPVLAEYGWAVRPLSAEHYSGQGGVAVVLAQYLREVGHGRADAVDGLPELLDGALAVLRATEDRVPVKQPGGFSGLASQVWIWSTLHDLGTVPGALDRARERAVALTPQVLDADGLLEVLGGVAGVIVPMLNLVDQTGESKWLDVAAHAGRRLEDTARSAGGDARWSTSMFPEPIGGFAHGTAGIAWALARLGLSAAGTAADRRRWRSLSERAFDFVDGLYRPELGNWTDLRRPEATDQLTTWCHGSTGIGLAAADLFARTGAARYGDLFQRARAAAVREGFGWTHTLCHGDLGLWELLETARRLSSAPLGPDREVLDAELISGLEARGPVAGLARDAFSPGLMAGLGGVIHTLLRMHPESRLVSPLLLGRAPDMDPDAP; encoded by the coding sequence ATGGCTGCCGAGGTCCCTCCCGAGGGATGGCTCGCGCGCCCCGTGAACGTCCTGCTGGCACCGCACCTGGACTCGCTCGCGGAGCGGCTGTCGCGGATGGAGGGACTCTCCCCGGCGGAGCGCGGCGTGGTGGAGGCCGCGGCCCGGGAGACGCTGGGCTTCAGCGCCCAGCTCAAGCTCAACCGCGTGCTCCTGCTGGAGCTGCACGCCGCATCGCTGGAAGGACGGCTCGACGCCGCGGACTCGCCGGGACGGTGGGCGCAGTTCCTGGACCACGCCTGCACCTCCGGCTTCCACGCGCACCTGCGCGAACGCTACCCGCCGCTCCTGGACCGGCTGGCGACGCTGGGCCGGCTCCAGACCCAGGCGGTGCTGCGGCTGGCGGACCGGTTCGTCGCGGATCGCGAGTCGCTGGTGGAGCTGCCCGGCCGTCCTCGCGGCGCGCTCAAGCGCCTGCGCCTGGGAGAGGGGGATGCCCACCGGGGCGGCCAGACGGTGGCGCTGCTCGACCTGGAAGAGGGCTCGGTGCTCTACAAGCCCCGGTGCATGCGCGTGGATCGCGCGCTGGAGGGGCTGCTCGCGCGTGTGCTGGCGCCGGACGCCGAGCCCACGCGGATCCGCGTGCCGGCCGTGCTGGTGCGCGCGGGCTATGGCTGGGCGGAGTTCGTGGAGCACCGCTTCTGCGCGAACGAAGCCGAGCGCGGACGCTTCTACCGGAACCTGGGCCACTGGCTCGCGGTGATGCGCCTCTTGGGCGGCACGGACCTGCACTCGGAGAACCTCATCGCGCACGGGCCGGTGCCCGTGGTGGTGGACGTGGAGAGCCTCTTCACCCCCGACCCGCCCGTGCCTCTGGCCGAGCGCGGGCTGGCGGTGGACCTGGCCGCGAAGGCCATCCGTGGCACCGTCCTGCGCACGGGCCTGCTCCCCGTGCGAAGCGGAGGCCCGGGCCTGGGCGGCCTGGACATCTCCGCGGCGGGTTCGCTTCCGGGACAGCAGCCGCGCGTCCCGGCGCCCCTCATCGTCGGGGGTGGCACGGATGCCGCCCACCTGGGCATGACGCTGATGGAGCGCCCGCATGCGATGAACCACCCCAGCCCGGACCCCGTGCTCGCACGGCACTGGGACCAGGTCGTGGAGGGCTTCCATGAGCTGACCGCGCGCATGAAGGCGCTGGACGCGTACGGAGGCCTGCGCCCGCTGCTGGATCCGTTCACGGGCGCGGTGGTCCGGCGCATCCTGCGGCCCACGCAGACGTACGCGGAGCTGCTGCGCATGCTCTGGCACCCGGCCTCGCTGTACGACGCGCCCCGGGCCTACGCGCGGGCGCGGGACGTGATGCGCAAGAACGCCGACGTGTCCCCCGGCGCGCCGTCCTCGACGCCCGTCATCGACGAGGAGCTGGCGGACTTGTGCGTGGGGGACATCCCCGTGTTCACCCAGCCCGTGACCCGGAGCGTAATCGACACCGCGCTGGAGGCCTGGCGGTCGGTGGATGAGGCCCTGGAGGAGATGACCATCCAGAGCACGCTGATCAGCGCGTACCTCAACGAGAAGGCCGTGCCTCCTCGCGTCCCCGCGCCAGCCACGCCCGCGCGCCGGGAACGTCTGGACGCGCGCCGCCGGGCCCAGTTGTCCAAGCTGGTCCGCCGCGTGAGCGACGCGGCCGTGCGGGGACCGGACGGGACGGCGACGTGGATCAGCCCGGTGCTCGCCGAGTACGGCTGGGCCGTGCGCCCGCTCTCCGCCGAGCACTACAGCGGCCAGGGCGGCGTCGCGGTGGTGCTGGCCCAGTACCTGCGCGAGGTCGGCCACGGCCGCGCGGACGCGGTGGACGGCCTGCCCGAGCTGCTGGACGGCGCGCTCGCGGTGCTGCGCGCCACGGAGGACCGGGTGCCGGTGAAGCAGCCGGGCGGCTTCTCCGGGCTCGCGTCGCAGGTGTGGATCTGGTCCACGCTGCATGACCTGGGCACGGTGCCCGGCGCGCTGGACCGGGCCCGTGAGCGGGCGGTGGCGCTGACGCCCCAGGTGCTGGACGCGGACGGCCTGCTGGAGGTGCTGGGCGGCGTGGCGGGCGTCATCGTCCCGATGCTCAACCTGGTGGACCAGACCGGCGAGTCGAAGTGGCTGGACGTCGCGGCGCACGCGGGCCGGCGGCTGGAGGACACGGCGCGGAGCGCGGGGGGCGACGCGCGGTGGTCCACGTCGATGTTCCCCGAGCCCATCGGCGGCTTCGCGCACGGCACGGCGGGCATCGCCTGGGCGCTGGCGCGGCTGGGCCTGAGCGCGGCGGGGACGGCGGCGGACCGGCGGCGGTGGCGCAGCCTGTCCGAGCGCGCCTTCGACTTCGTGGATGGCCTCTACCGGCCGGAGCTGGGCAACTGGACGGACCTGCGCCGCCCGGAGGCCACGGATCAGCTCACGACCTGGTGCCACGGCAGCACGGGCATCGGCCTGGCGGCGGCGGACCTCTTCGCTCGTACCGGGGCCGCGCGCTACGGGGACCTGTTCCAGCGGGCCCGCGCCGCGGCCGTGCGCGAGGGCTTCGGCTGGACCCACACCCTGTGCCACGGCGACCTGGGGTTGTGGGAGCTCCTGGAGACGGCGCGGCGGCTGTCCTCGGCGCCGCTCGGGCCGGACCGGGAGGTGCTGGACGCGGAGCTCATCTCCGGGCTGGAGGCGCGCGGCCCGGTGGCGGGGCTCGCGCGCGACGCCTTCTCACCCGGGCTCATGGCGGGGCTGGGCGGCGTCATCCACACGCTGCTGCGCATGCACCCGGAGAGCCGGCTCGTGTCGCCGCTG
- a CDS encoding DUF6229 family protein, protein MTKKASVQDVVQGWLSGDEESHGMTNPAGPVFVGGARTEQALTESNLVADTGCSSCSASSTAFCC, encoded by the coding sequence ATGACGAAGAAGGCCTCGGTCCAGGATGTGGTGCAGGGCTGGCTGTCCGGTGATGAGGAGTCCCATGGCATGACGAACCCGGCGGGCCCGGTGTTCGTGGGAGGTGCGCGCACGGAACAGGCGCTCACGGAGTCCAACCTCGTCGCGGACACGGGCTGCAGCAGCTGCAGCGCCTCCAGCACTGCCTTCTGCTGTTGA
- a CDS encoding C25 family cysteine peptidase produces the protein MKDSVPSPDDPLVLNGIDGVTGQYLVPPIALPAAAEVAEPGANSEAFEAWRKWLRFNPTRAGMDLAFDINRNDYTEAGWGVVFAEATPADVRKALEPLIAHRHGRVTDANRAHVLTYKDGETAEQFLERNGAALGDIEPECIPYYLLLVGGPDTIPFDVQHSLSLTYAVGRLSFDTPGEYARYAESVVAYETDAGVASHRLVSGWGPRHLGDRSTELSADHLVLPLFRGADVDQPPDPKKGLAAKVRYASRDAIEDDATKDWLLSQLHGRAERPAVLFTASHGVAFSAKDPLQRSSQGALLTQDWTGFGAMAPAHYVAASDIQDDARLHGVVAFFFACFGMGTPAHDEFPLNASRSGEALASVPFISALPRRLLSHPGGGALAVIGHVERAWGFSIKPLGKLKPTLHPFQNTLWKIMSGIPVGQALRDFRDRFSTVNNLLLVHLDANTTRGKLAPRELIHRWIERNDARNYVVLGDPAVSIRHNDLQALP, from the coding sequence GTGAAGGACTCCGTCCCCAGCCCTGACGACCCGCTGGTCCTCAACGGCATCGACGGCGTCACCGGGCAGTACCTGGTGCCGCCCATCGCACTGCCCGCGGCAGCGGAGGTGGCGGAGCCCGGTGCCAATTCCGAGGCCTTCGAGGCATGGCGGAAGTGGCTGCGCTTCAATCCCACCCGGGCCGGCATGGACCTGGCCTTCGACATCAACCGGAACGACTACACGGAGGCTGGCTGGGGCGTGGTGTTCGCCGAAGCGACCCCAGCGGATGTCCGCAAGGCCCTGGAGCCGCTCATCGCCCACCGCCATGGCCGGGTGACGGATGCCAACCGGGCCCATGTCCTTACCTACAAGGACGGAGAGACGGCGGAGCAGTTCCTGGAGCGCAACGGCGCTGCGCTCGGGGACATCGAACCGGAGTGCATCCCCTACTACCTCCTGCTCGTCGGCGGACCGGACACCATCCCTTTCGACGTCCAGCACTCGCTGTCCCTCACCTACGCCGTCGGCAGGCTGTCGTTCGACACGCCCGGGGAATACGCCCGCTACGCCGAAAGCGTCGTGGCGTATGAGACGGACGCGGGCGTCGCCAGCCACCGGCTGGTGAGCGGCTGGGGGCCCCGCCACCTGGGAGACCGCTCCACGGAGCTCAGCGCCGACCACCTGGTCCTGCCCCTGTTCCGGGGCGCGGACGTGGATCAACCTCCCGATCCCAAGAAGGGGCTCGCGGCGAAGGTCCGCTACGCCAGCCGGGATGCCATCGAGGACGATGCCACCAAGGACTGGCTGCTCTCCCAGCTCCACGGCCGTGCGGAGCGGCCCGCGGTGCTCTTCACCGCCTCCCACGGCGTCGCCTTCTCCGCGAAGGATCCACTCCAACGCTCGAGCCAGGGCGCGCTGCTCACCCAGGACTGGACCGGCTTCGGCGCGATGGCCCCCGCTCACTATGTGGCGGCGTCGGACATCCAGGACGACGCACGGCTCCATGGAGTGGTGGCGTTCTTCTTCGCCTGCTTTGGCATGGGCACGCCCGCGCACGACGAGTTCCCGCTCAATGCCTCACGCAGCGGCGAGGCGCTCGCGAGTGTTCCCTTCATCTCCGCACTGCCTCGGCGGCTCCTGTCCCATCCCGGCGGCGGCGCACTCGCGGTCATCGGCCACGTGGAGCGGGCCTGGGGCTTCTCCATCAAGCCCCTGGGCAAGCTGAAGCCCACCCTCCATCCCTTCCAGAACACGCTCTGGAAGATCATGTCAGGCATCCCGGTGGGCCAGGCCCTGCGCGACTTCCGGGACCGGTTCTCCACCGTCAACAACCTCCTGCTGGTGCACCTGGATGCCAACACGACCCGGGGAAAGCTCGCCCCTCGCGAGCTGATCCACCGGTGGATCGAACGCAACGACGCTCGCAACTACGTGGTGCTCGGCGATCCCGCCGTGAGCATCCGGCACAACGACCTGCAGGCGCTTCCCTGA
- a CDS encoding metallophosphoesterase, which produces MRTLILSDLHLGNGGPYDIFAGAAELPALLDSFTRTPTHVVLNGDSFDFLLNDDPLAVDPQRTLEQARALVTSATTAPALMALGRVLAAGGRATMVVGNHDLELALPDVQGVIRSALGQPPDVASRLEFRDGTAPLQLDVGGSRVLVTHGEHTDVANRIDYDSLLSPERANRFRYPPGSVLVKTLLNPLKHQHRMRYMDLLKPDFEGAVMVALGVKPDALKVLFTAGTLTLIRRLLENRGLAPAFALEPMDAVGASDADAHLARSLARVDLKDDEVDALLSVLDPEKLNAFDNPEALGRARLKLARAGFALYARLHRAVAGRSGTDYFALEPGQAELAETARLGRKYSPQAVVMGHTHAARWHEGTGPLYANTGTWISLLQLPAPDASDEEWGEYLAELQVNPSLDPAKQKHAKLEQRFTFVEVEPHASAKGATLRLSQWTAQGPKTLRSAELPSAS; this is translated from the coding sequence ATGCGAACGCTCATTCTCAGCGACCTCCACCTCGGCAACGGAGGCCCCTACGACATCTTCGCGGGCGCCGCCGAGCTGCCCGCCCTCCTCGACTCCTTCACCCGCACGCCCACGCACGTCGTCCTCAACGGGGACAGCTTCGACTTCCTCCTCAATGACGACCCGCTGGCGGTGGATCCGCAGCGGACGCTGGAGCAGGCCCGGGCGCTGGTGACGTCCGCGACGACCGCGCCCGCGCTGATGGCGCTCGGACGGGTGCTGGCCGCGGGGGGCCGGGCGACGATGGTGGTGGGCAACCATGACCTGGAGCTGGCGCTGCCGGACGTCCAGGGGGTGATCCGCTCCGCCTTGGGCCAACCGCCCGACGTCGCTTCGCGGCTGGAGTTCCGGGACGGCACCGCGCCCCTGCAACTGGACGTCGGCGGGTCGCGCGTGCTCGTCACGCACGGTGAGCACACCGACGTGGCGAACCGCATCGACTACGACTCGCTCCTGTCGCCGGAGCGGGCGAACCGCTTCCGGTATCCGCCGGGCTCCGTGCTGGTGAAGACGCTGCTCAACCCACTCAAGCACCAGCACCGCATGCGGTACATGGACCTGCTCAAGCCGGACTTCGAGGGCGCGGTGATGGTGGCGCTCGGCGTGAAGCCGGACGCGCTCAAGGTCCTGTTCACGGCCGGGACGCTCACGCTCATCCGCCGCCTGCTGGAGAACCGCGGTCTCGCGCCGGCCTTCGCGCTGGAACCCATGGACGCGGTGGGCGCGTCGGATGCGGACGCGCACCTGGCGCGCAGCCTGGCGCGGGTGGACCTGAAGGACGACGAGGTGGACGCGCTGTTGTCCGTGCTCGACCCGGAGAAGCTCAACGCCTTCGACAACCCGGAGGCCCTGGGCCGCGCCCGGCTGAAGCTGGCCAGGGCGGGCTTCGCGCTCTACGCGCGCCTGCACCGCGCCGTCGCCGGCAGGAGCGGCACGGACTACTTCGCGCTGGAGCCCGGCCAGGCCGAGCTCGCGGAGACCGCGCGGCTGGGCAGGAAGTACAGCCCCCAGGCGGTGGTGATGGGCCACACGCACGCGGCCCGCTGGCACGAAGGCACGGGCCCCCTCTACGCCAACACCGGCACGTGGATCTCCCTCCTGCAACTCCCCGCTCCGGACGCCTCCGACGAGGAATGGGGCGAATACCTCGCGGAGCTCCAGGTCAATCCATCGCTGGACCCGGCGAAGCAGAAGCACGCGAAGCTGGAGCAGCGCTTCACCTTCGTGGAGGTGGAGCCCCACGCGTCCGCGAAGGGCGCGACGCTGCGACTGTCACAGTGGACGGCCCAGGGCCCCAAGACACTGCGCAGCGCGGAGCTTCCGTCCGCGAGCTGA
- a CDS encoding MFS transporter: protein MNPSPPVPRPRPVLLALAYLAFISLGLPDAVLGVAWPSLRSTFGLSQAMMGSILGTAAVAYFISGLLAGRLMRALNLGLLLALSTGSVALGLTGYATVPLFVLFLAAACFIGFGSGAIDSALNNYAAQNFGPKHMAWLHAAYSVGAATGPVLMTALLARGAGWRTGYAVLAGVLGTLALTFLVLRRKWGAAERPQGDVAPAEVPTASAMEAVRRPRVWLQILTFFVYTGLEVTAGQWSFTVLTEGRGLHTAAAGTCVSLYWGSLLVGRILSGFVVEHLGPVRMLRGSTVLAVVGSLLFAIPSVPPALGLALLGLALAPIFPALMSETPRRVGLDVSAHAVGFQVSAATAGVAALPSLAGILAELGGLQLIAPYMLGVAVLLTVLHGVLSAVADRPQLSR from the coding sequence GTGAACCCGTCACCGCCCGTGCCCCGTCCGCGTCCCGTGCTGCTCGCGCTTGCCTACCTGGCCTTCATCAGCCTGGGGTTGCCGGACGCGGTGCTGGGGGTCGCGTGGCCCTCCTTGCGGAGCACGTTCGGGCTGTCGCAGGCGATGATGGGCTCCATCCTCGGGACGGCGGCGGTCGCGTACTTCATCTCCGGGCTGCTCGCGGGCCGGCTGATGCGGGCGCTGAACCTGGGGCTGCTGCTGGCGCTGAGCACGGGCTCGGTGGCGCTGGGACTCACGGGCTACGCGACGGTGCCCCTGTTCGTGCTGTTCCTGGCCGCCGCCTGCTTCATCGGCTTCGGTTCCGGCGCCATCGACTCCGCGCTCAACAACTACGCGGCCCAGAACTTCGGCCCCAAGCACATGGCCTGGTTGCACGCGGCCTACAGCGTGGGCGCCGCGACGGGGCCCGTGTTGATGACCGCGCTGCTCGCGCGGGGCGCGGGCTGGCGGACGGGCTATGCCGTCCTCGCTGGGGTGCTGGGGACGCTGGCGCTGACGTTCCTGGTGCTGCGCCGCAAGTGGGGGGCGGCAGAGAGGCCCCAGGGTGACGTGGCACCGGCGGAGGTCCCCACCGCGTCCGCGATGGAGGCCGTGCGCCGTCCGCGCGTGTGGCTGCAGATCCTCACGTTCTTCGTCTACACGGGCCTGGAGGTGACGGCGGGCCAGTGGAGCTTCACGGTGCTGACGGAAGGCCGGGGCCTGCACACCGCCGCGGCCGGCACCTGCGTGAGCCTCTACTGGGGCAGCCTGCTGGTGGGGCGCATTCTCTCGGGCTTCGTCGTCGAGCACCTCGGCCCGGTGCGCATGCTGCGCGGGAGCACGGTGCTGGCGGTGGTGGGCTCGCTCCTGTTCGCCATTCCGTCGGTGCCGCCCGCCCTGGGGCTCGCGCTGCTGGGGCTCGCGCTGGCGCCCATCTTCCCGGCCCTGATGTCGGAGACGCCGCGCCGCGTGGGGCTGGACGTCTCCGCCCACGCGGTGGGTTTCCAGGTCAGCGCGGCGACCGCGGGCGTGGCGGCGCTGCCCAGCCTCGCGGGCATCCTCGCGGAACTCGGAGGGCTTCAGCTCATCGCGCCGTACATGCTCGGGGTGGCCGTGCTGCTGACCGTGCTGCACGGCGTGCTGTCCGCCGTGGCGGACCGCCCCCAGCTCTCGCGCTGA
- a CDS encoding MerR family transcriptional regulator, with protein sequence MNIGELARRTGSSARSIRHYDKAGLIASHRRDNGYRDFDEAAVPQVMQVARMIRLGFSLEEIATFPRCMLRQVTDAICPEALAAHRERLAEVERQLFDLARLRERLLAVLPPNNDRVPHEPS encoded by the coding sequence ATGAACATCGGAGAACTCGCCCGGCGCACGGGCAGCAGCGCGCGCTCCATCCGCCACTACGACAAGGCCGGGCTGATTGCCTCCCACCGCCGCGACAACGGCTACCGCGACTTCGACGAGGCGGCCGTCCCCCAGGTGATGCAGGTGGCCCGGATGATCCGCCTGGGCTTCTCCCTGGAGGAGATCGCCACGTTCCCGCGCTGCATGCTCCGGCAGGTCACGGACGCCATCTGTCCGGAGGCGCTCGCGGCCCATCGGGAGCGGCTGGCGGAAGTGGAGCGGCAGCTCTTCGACCTCGCGCGCCTGCGCGAGCGCCTCCTCGCAGTGCTTCCCCCCAACAACGATCGAGTCCCCCATGAACCGTCGTGA
- a CDS encoding alpha/beta fold hydrolase, with product MNRRDVMKTALLGTGLLPGVGLAATPVKAPRKTRTFLLVHGAWHNALHWTRVSEALSAKGHQVVAIDLPGHGLNARFPASYLTGDTARFKEERSPQAEVTLEDCADAVVAAMEKLQGGPSKPVLVGHSAGGTVITRAAEKAPHLIGRLVYLSAFVPLRLQSASRYGALPEAYTPYGAALFIGDAAKLGAVRINPRGDAKYLEALRAGFYHDVDEAAFLPFALTLTPDLPVSLWTSNVGATKGRWGRIPRSYLRCARDRAMPPEIQDLMIREADALTPGNAFTVATLDTSHSPFASQPQKLATLLDGLS from the coding sequence ATGAACCGTCGTGACGTGATGAAGACCGCCCTGCTGGGCACGGGCCTGCTGCCGGGAGTCGGGCTCGCGGCGACGCCCGTGAAGGCGCCCCGCAAGACGAGGACGTTCCTGCTGGTGCACGGCGCGTGGCACAACGCCCTGCACTGGACGCGCGTATCGGAGGCCCTGTCCGCGAAGGGGCATCAGGTGGTGGCCATCGACCTGCCCGGCCACGGCCTCAACGCGCGCTTCCCCGCGTCGTACCTCACGGGTGACACGGCGCGCTTCAAGGAGGAGCGCTCGCCCCAGGCGGAGGTCACGCTGGAGGACTGCGCGGACGCGGTGGTCGCCGCGATGGAGAAGCTCCAGGGCGGTCCCAGCAAGCCCGTGCTCGTGGGCCACAGCGCGGGAGGCACCGTCATCACCCGAGCGGCGGAGAAGGCCCCGCATCTCATTGGCCGGCTGGTGTACCTGAGCGCGTTTGTCCCGCTGCGGCTCCAGAGCGCCAGCCGCTACGGCGCGCTGCCCGAGGCCTACACGCCCTATGGCGCTGCCCTCTTCATCGGCGATGCCGCGAAGCTGGGCGCGGTGCGGATCAACCCGCGAGGAGACGCGAAGTACCTGGAGGCCCTGCGCGCGGGCTTCTACCACGACGTGGACGAAGCAGCCTTCCTGCCCTTCGCGCTCACGCTCACGCCCGACCTCCCGGTGTCGCTGTGGACGAGCAACGTCGGAGCCACGAAGGGGCGCTGGGGCCGCATCCCCCGCAGCTACCTGCGCTGCGCCCGGGATCGCGCCATGCCCCCCGAGATCCAGGACCTGATGATCCGCGAAGCGGACGCCCTCACGCCGGGCAACGCCTTCACCGTGGCCACGCTGGACACGTCGCACTCGCCCTTCGCGTCCCAGCCCCAGAAACTGGCCACGCTGCTGGACGGCCTGAGCTGA
- a CDS encoding SMI1/KNR4 family protein, translated as MTELLDAVAAQHFPHPSATEAAVDAFEHRMGWRLDPDLRAFYSRFDGARLFRGSNAPYHILPLAEVRRARVVMSQADTDAAGPADWYAVCQLQDSNYALLDVRQQTHGRYSLRDGYREGFPDPYYCPVIAHSFAEFLESALASGGRSYWLKALEEQGE; from the coding sequence ATGACCGAGCTTCTCGACGCAGTGGCAGCCCAGCACTTTCCGCATCCGTCCGCGACGGAGGCAGCGGTCGATGCGTTCGAGCATCGAATGGGATGGCGCCTGGATCCGGACCTGCGCGCTTTCTACTCGCGATTTGATGGAGCAAGGCTGTTCCGCGGCTCCAACGCGCCGTACCACATCCTGCCGCTCGCGGAAGTGAGGCGCGCGCGGGTCGTCATGTCCCAAGCCGACACCGATGCGGCGGGTCCCGCGGATTGGTACGCGGTGTGCCAGCTCCAGGACAGCAACTACGCGCTCCTGGACGTGAGGCAACAGACGCATGGGCGCTATTCCCTCCGCGACGGTTACCGCGAGGGCTTTCCCGACCCCTATTACTGCCCCGTCATTGCCCACTCGTTCGCGGAGTTCCTCGAGAGCGCATTGGCGTCAGGTGGGCGGTCCTATTGGTTGAAGGCCCTCGAAGAACAAGGTGAGTGA
- a CDS encoding glutaminase encodes MDYQAVLSEVWDAVRPVLGQGRVATYIPALAAVDPHRFGMALATVEGDVYGVGDWREPFSIQSISKVFTLALTLARDGDALWKRVGKEPSGNPFNSLVQLEYEQGIPRNPFINAGALVITDRLQRLTGDARGTLRDFLRAESGNPSVDFDPVIAASEAQHGHRNSALAHFMASYGNMECAVPEVLEHYFWQCSLAMSCADLARACGFLARHGQRADGARLLTRSQAKQVNAVMLTCGTYDAAGEFAYRVGLPGKSGVGGGIIAVIPNRCGLCVWSPGLDARGNSVAGVEALDRFTTLTGLSIF; translated from the coding sequence ATGGACTACCAGGCGGTGTTGTCGGAGGTCTGGGACGCGGTGCGGCCGGTGCTGGGGCAGGGCCGCGTGGCGACATACATCCCGGCGCTGGCGGCGGTGGATCCCCACCGCTTCGGCATGGCGCTCGCGACGGTGGAGGGGGACGTGTACGGCGTGGGGGACTGGCGTGAGCCGTTCTCCATCCAGAGCATCTCCAAGGTCTTCACCCTGGCGCTCACGTTGGCGCGGGACGGGGATGCGCTGTGGAAGCGCGTGGGCAAGGAGCCATCGGGCAACCCGTTCAACTCGCTGGTGCAGCTGGAGTACGAGCAGGGCATCCCGCGCAATCCGTTCATCAACGCGGGCGCGCTGGTCATCACGGACCGCCTCCAGCGCCTCACCGGGGACGCGCGCGGCACGCTGCGCGACTTCCTGCGCGCGGAGAGCGGCAACCCGTCGGTGGACTTCGATCCGGTCATCGCCGCGTCGGAGGCGCAGCACGGCCACCGCAACAGCGCGCTGGCCCACTTCATGGCGAGCTACGGCAACATGGAATGTGCCGTCCCGGAGGTGCTGGAGCACTACTTCTGGCAGTGCTCGCTGGCGATGAGCTGCGCGGACCTGGCGAGGGCCTGCGGCTTCCTCGCGCGTCACGGGCAGCGCGCGGACGGGGCGAGGCTGCTCACGCGCAGCCAGGCCAAGCAGGTCAACGCGGTGATGCTCACCTGCGGCACGTACGACGCGGCAGGGGAGTTCGCCTACCGCGTGGGGCTGCCCGGCAAGAGCGGCGTGGGCGGAGGCATCATCGCCGTCATCCCCAACCGCTGCGGCCTGTGTGTCTGGAGCCCCGGGCTGGATGCGCGGGGCAACTCGGTGGCCGGAGTGGAGGCGCTGGACCGGTTCACGACACTGACTGGCCTGTCCATCTTCTGA